A section of the Methanoregula formicica SMSP genome encodes:
- the cofC gene encoding 2-phospho-L-lactate guanylyltransferase: MCPHALIPYKPKNPKTRLSSLLSQEEREAFAFAMLEDVVSAAKDAMCSPVVVGTELFDSELVQVTVKDADLNQTLNEILPTVETGLLILMADLPLADEASIRRVTSTEKDMAIVPGRGGGTNVIFMKEPKKFHVDYYGTSFVKHMKIAADAGLSVEVVDSFRLHTDIDEEDDLVELLIHGTGKSRAYLESLGFSLATETGRVRCVRKR, encoded by the coding sequence ATGTGCCCGCATGCGTTGATCCCGTACAAGCCGAAGAACCCGAAGACAAGGCTCTCCTCCCTCCTCTCGCAGGAAGAGCGCGAGGCATTCGCGTTTGCGATGCTCGAGGATGTGGTCAGCGCAGCAAAGGACGCCATGTGCAGCCCGGTGGTCGTGGGAACGGAACTCTTTGATTCGGAACTTGTGCAGGTGACGGTAAAGGATGCGGACCTGAACCAGACCTTGAACGAGATCCTCCCCACGGTAGAGACCGGCCTCCTGATCCTGATGGCGGACCTCCCGCTTGCCGACGAAGCATCGATCCGCCGGGTCACGTCCACAGAAAAGGACATGGCGATCGTTCCCGGCCGTGGCGGAGGTACGAATGTCATCTTCATGAAGGAGCCGAAAAAATTCCATGTCGATTACTATGGCACGAGTTTTGTAAAGCACATGAAGATCGCCGCAGACGCCGGGCTCTCGGTCGAGGTGGTGGACTCGTTCCGGCTCCATACGGATATTGACGAAGAGGATGACCTGGTCGAACTCCTGATCCACGGCACCGGGAAGAGCAGGGCATACCTCGAGAGCCTCGGGTTCTCCCTTGCAACCGAGACCGGCCGGGTCCGCTGTGTCCGGAAACGATAA
- a CDS encoding ribonuclease III family protein produces MTGHSCLPLIELLRAPRPDLGRTITTFVSCFNTTYGDPAKDHWDISIAEWERYEFLGDRVLNLIVAQALFTRKHSALTEGEMTRAISGIVSNHALDAIVRHLVDFEVFSRLIPPAIAGQNTYGERITGGAFEAFIGALYCEIGLDEVAFFINALLREPIDQASPEENTIGMLQEYFQKRFRAVPIYRETKREGPDHRPIFTFEVLFNNQVLGTGSGESIQKAEREAARAACRKLGLSLPDPVGTQPGDPGTS; encoded by the coding sequence ATGACCGGACACTCGTGCCTGCCCCTTATCGAACTTCTCCGTGCGCCCAGGCCGGACTTGGGGCGGACTATCACGACGTTTGTCTCCTGCTTCAACACAACCTACGGCGATCCCGCAAAGGACCACTGGGACATCTCTATTGCCGAGTGGGAGCGCTACGAGTTTTTGGGAGACCGCGTTTTGAACCTCATTGTTGCCCAGGCCCTTTTCACCAGGAAACATTCCGCGCTCACTGAGGGAGAGATGACCCGTGCAATCAGCGGGATCGTCTCGAACCATGCGCTCGATGCCATTGTCCGGCACCTGGTGGATTTCGAAGTCTTCTCCCGTCTCATTCCCCCGGCGATTGCAGGGCAGAACACGTATGGCGAACGAATAACCGGGGGGGCGTTCGAGGCATTCATCGGCGCCCTGTACTGCGAGATAGGGCTTGACGAGGTGGCATTCTTCATCAATGCCCTGTTGCGGGAACCCATCGACCAGGCCAGTCCCGAAGAGAACACCATAGGGATGCTGCAGGAATATTTCCAGAAACGGTTCCGGGCCGTTCCCATCTACCGGGAAACAAAACGGGAGGGACCGGACCACCGGCCCATCTTCACCTTTGAAGTGCTCTTCAACAACCAGGTGCTCGGTACCGGGAGTGGCGAGAGCATCCAGAAAGCAGAGCGGGAAGCGGCCCGGGCCGCATGCAGGAAGCTTGGCCTCTCCCTCCCGGATCCGGTGGGGACGCAGCCAGGTGATCCCGGCACATCCTGA
- a CDS encoding YkgJ family cysteine cluster protein, with product MVFRCQQCGECCSSMGHVICIKEQTGPFEYRLGFSITGEERQVRIDPDKRDLFSSQDILENRPMACPFLRERTPGTVICTVHQTRPDLCRQYGCFRILVCGRRGERVGRVMDNTRYFTTMDHELRALWDKEIAPISIADEMCWEEEVARILSAAGYRVLR from the coding sequence ATGGTATTCCGGTGCCAGCAGTGCGGTGAATGCTGCAGTTCCATGGGCCATGTCATTTGCATAAAGGAGCAGACAGGTCCCTTCGAGTACCGTCTCGGGTTTTCCATTACCGGGGAGGAACGGCAGGTGCGGATCGATCCGGACAAGCGGGATCTCTTCTCGTCACAGGATATCCTGGAGAACCGGCCGATGGCCTGCCCTTTCCTGCGGGAGCGGACGCCGGGAACGGTCATCTGTACGGTTCACCAGACACGCCCCGATCTCTGCCGCCAGTATGGCTGCTTCCGGATCCTTGTTTGTGGCAGGAGGGGAGAGCGGGTTGGTCGCGTGATGGATAACACGCGGTATTTCACGACCATGGACCATGAACTCCGCGCCCTCTGGGACAAGGAGATCGCACCGATCAGTATCGCTGATGAAATGTGCTGGGAAGAAGAGGTGGCCCGGATCCTTTCGGCAGCAGGATACCGGGTGTTGCGCTGA
- the cofE gene encoding coenzyme F420-0:L-glutamate ligase codes for MNSSYEVLGLATGIITSGESIAERVIETAEKTCGGFEEGDVLVLAETAVATSEGNIVRLDKIAPTPKAQELGDKYRIDPRMAEVVIQESDSIVGGIPGFLLCMKGGTLLPNAGVDASNAPPGCVTPLPADPDQSATSIRKTIEEKTGVRIGVIIADSRTHAMRLGCSGVAIGSSGIPSVINDQGRSDLFGRKLEVTKRAVADNIASAAELVMGEADECTPAAIIRGIGLPLGDHLGVETIDATECLFMGAFAKNRTQW; via the coding sequence GCAACCGGCATCATCACAAGCGGGGAGTCCATCGCAGAGCGGGTCATCGAAACTGCGGAGAAGACCTGCGGGGGATTCGAGGAGGGAGACGTGCTTGTCCTTGCAGAGACCGCTGTTGCAACATCTGAAGGCAATATCGTCCGGCTCGACAAGATCGCGCCAACCCCCAAAGCCCAGGAACTCGGGGACAAGTACAGGATCGATCCCCGCATGGCCGAGGTAGTGATTCAGGAGAGCGATTCCATTGTCGGGGGCATCCCGGGATTTCTGCTCTGCATGAAAGGGGGCACGCTCCTCCCGAATGCCGGGGTGGATGCATCAAACGCTCCCCCGGGCTGCGTCACGCCCCTGCCCGCTGACCCGGACCAGAGTGCCACCTCCATCCGGAAGACCATCGAAGAAAAGACCGGTGTCAGGATCGGGGTCATCATCGCTGACAGCCGCACGCATGCCATGCGCCTCGGGTGCAGCGGCGTTGCGATCGGTTCTTCGGGAATCCCCTCGGTGATCAATGACCAGGGAAGGTCCGACCTTTTCGGGCGCAAGCTGGAGGTGACAAAACGGGCGGTTGCAGATAACATTGCTTCCGCTGCTGAACTCGTCATGGGTGAAGCCGATGAGTGCACGCCAGCCGCGATCATCCGCGGGATCGGCCTCCCGCTGGGCGATCATCTCGGTGTCGAAACGATCGATGCCACCGAGTGCCTCTTCATGGGGGCATTTGCCAAAAACCGGACACAGTGGTGA